A stretch of the Pseudalkalibacillus hwajinpoensis genome encodes the following:
- the pyrF gene encoding orotidine-5'-phosphate decarboxylase encodes MESSIILALDFSRKDELDDFLALFEREKLFVKVGMEAYYQHGPKLVDELKQQGHDVFLDLKLHDIPNTVQKAMKGLAGLGVDLINVHASGGSRMMKAAIEGLESGTSSGQKRPLCIGVTQLTSTSEEMLRKELQITGNMKNSVVSLANLARESGLDGVVSSALEVPMIKEACGDRFLTVTPGIRLEGDMAGDQNRVCSPKKARSLGSDFIVVGRSVTGAKNPLAAYDILKSEWRNSYEINR; translated from the coding sequence ATGGAATCTTCAATCATCCTCGCATTAGATTTTTCTAGAAAAGATGAGCTAGATGATTTCCTTGCGCTATTTGAGCGGGAAAAGCTTTTCGTTAAAGTTGGTATGGAAGCATACTATCAACATGGACCTAAGTTAGTAGATGAATTAAAGCAGCAAGGTCACGATGTTTTTCTTGATTTGAAACTTCATGATATTCCAAATACCGTCCAAAAGGCGATGAAAGGATTAGCCGGTCTTGGTGTTGATTTGATCAATGTTCATGCTAGTGGAGGGTCGCGTATGATGAAGGCGGCAATAGAAGGGCTTGAATCAGGTACGAGCTCAGGGCAAAAGCGCCCGCTTTGCATCGGCGTTACGCAATTAACAAGTACGTCAGAAGAGATGCTTCGAAAAGAATTGCAAATCACTGGAAATATGAAGAATAGCGTTGTTTCTCTCGCCAATCTTGCAAGAGAAAGTGGGCTTGATGGTGTTGTGAGCTCAGCACTCGAAGTCCCGATGATAAAAGAAGCTTGTGGCGATCGTTTTCTAACGGTAACTCCTGGGATTAGACTCGAAGGGGATATGGCTGGTGATCAAAACCGCGTCTGCTCACCAAAGAAAGCACGGTCTCTAGGAAGTGATTTCATAGTCGTAGGACGCAGCGTAACTGGAGCGAAGAATCCATTAGCGGCATATGACATACTAAAATCTGAATGGAGGAATTCATATGAAATCAATCGCTAA
- the pyrE gene encoding orotate phosphoribosyltransferase, with amino-acid sequence MKSIAKALLEIEAVSLQPNNPFTWSSGLLSPIYCDNRLTLSYPKVRKEIARGLATMVKEKYPDAEVIAGTATAGIPHAAWVSDVLDLPMVYVRGSAKGHGKGNVIEGKVDDGQKVVVIEDLVSTGGSAIDAVKQLQSAGANVLGVAAIFTYGMKKGAEQFAAERIAWETLTNFDELLTSAVETGMIEEREVQSLLHWRDNPSSTEWLEQLKDLSV; translated from the coding sequence ATGAAATCAATCGCTAAAGCCTTATTGGAAATTGAGGCAGTGAGTCTACAGCCGAATAACCCATTTACGTGGTCCTCAGGATTATTATCACCAATTTACTGTGATAACCGTTTAACACTTTCATATCCAAAGGTAAGAAAAGAAATTGCCCGTGGGCTTGCTACTATGGTGAAGGAAAAATACCCTGATGCAGAAGTGATTGCTGGAACAGCAACAGCTGGGATTCCTCATGCTGCGTGGGTAAGCGACGTATTAGATCTACCAATGGTTTACGTTCGGGGAAGCGCAAAGGGGCATGGAAAAGGGAATGTTATTGAAGGAAAAGTAGATGATGGTCAAAAAGTTGTGGTAATTGAAGATTTGGTTTCAACTGGTGGCAGTGCCATTGATGCTGTGAAGCAATTACAATCTGCAGGAGCGAATGTTCTCGGTGTGGCCGCGATCTTTACATATGGGATGAAAAAAGGGGCAGAGCAGTTCGCTGCTGAACGAATTGCCTGGGAGACCCTTACCAATTTCGATGAATTGTTAACAAGCGCCGTTGAAACAGGTATGATTGAGGAAAGAGAGGTTCAATCACTGCTTCACTGGCGCGACAATCCATCTTCAACAGAATGGTTGGAGCAGTTGAAAGATCTCTCCGTTTAG
- a CDS encoding class I SAM-dependent methyltransferase, with protein MRKMQGEEFDSLVSFFDDMARTKWLGAVHDELKQASGSWEGKSVLDVGCGTGRLLLRGVEEASMLTGVDLSSEMVKASKQNFFFLNRANKSHFSEDDACNLSFNDDTFDLSLSTCVMFLLPEPEAGMKEMMRVTKEDGRIVMLNPSLQMDQMAAFEYAKKHGMSGFEQTSLLKWSNVSTKRHRYTPEQLSEKLKGLGAKETKHVEVLDGLAIITVAVL; from the coding sequence ATGAGAAAAATGCAAGGAGAAGAGTTCGATTCGCTCGTATCCTTTTTTGATGATATGGCTAGAACAAAATGGCTTGGAGCTGTTCACGATGAATTAAAACAAGCTTCAGGATCATGGGAAGGGAAGTCAGTTCTAGATGTAGGGTGTGGAACAGGAAGACTTCTTCTTCGTGGCGTCGAGGAAGCGAGTATGCTGACAGGTGTTGATTTATCATCTGAAATGGTGAAGGCAAGCAAACAGAATTTCTTCTTTTTAAATCGAGCGAATAAAAGTCACTTTTCAGAAGATGACGCATGCAATCTTTCGTTTAACGATGACACGTTTGATTTGTCTCTATCAACGTGCGTTATGTTCCTTTTACCAGAGCCTGAAGCAGGTATGAAAGAAATGATGCGGGTTACAAAAGAAGACGGTAGGATTGTTATGTTAAATCCATCTCTTCAAATGGACCAAATGGCTGCTTTCGAGTATGCAAAAAAGCATGGAATGAGCGGTTTTGAACAAACATCACTGTTAAAGTGGTCGAACGTTTCAACGAAAAGACATCGCTATACACCAGAACAGCTAAGCGAGAAGCTGAAAGGGCTTGGTGCGAAGGAAACGAAACATGTAGAAGTGCTTGATGGGTTAGCGATTATTACGGTTGCAGTATTATAA
- a CDS encoding bifunctional glycosyltransferase/CDP-glycerol:glycerophosphate glycerophosphotransferase: MKNKISIIIPVYNTEVYLENCIESLINQAYSNWEAILINDGSTDNSLSIISNYEKQDSRIKSIDLKVNKGVAHARNTGLDVATGEFIYFLDSDDSLDQYALGLLISNITHHEVIFGSFNKQNKKANLTLPVKHRIKYSKSKFRNESVLNRLFRRTLVDELNLRFDEDYRYYSDLTFLLPLLDYFKTVPTITGYIYKKQWRKDPDSPESLTQHDDVAKIKEYVERFHKLTEVYSENPKAIKFLCNQFVSYYCQYVIFVLQEQDIYSEVLEDLSSVVQFIDTHSYSRRISFFIKRELKAIRNKDEKKLRKLLKLHKVLRITSRSLKGRQKLYRTLYNYVFTKLPMQNKTIVFESFLGKNYSDSPKNIYEELINENKDYNYIWVFAKPGKEIPGNAKQVKRLSLAYFYYMARAKYWVSNSRIPKALKKREGNIYLQTWHGTPLKKLVFDMNDVHSANPNYKADFYEQSRRWDYLISANSYSSEIFQRAFKFNNRMFEYGYPRNDILHSDNKTHLMERFKTQLNIPLDKKVILYAPTWRDDEFYKPGQYKFSLRFDLERLQEELGDEYVVLLRTHYFIADHLNTEDFEGFAFNVSKYDDISELYLIADILITDYSSVFFDYANLKRPILFFTYDLEKYRDTLRGFYIDMESELPGPLVFTNDEIIDSIKNIDQVKEQYQAKYDLFYDRFCGWEHGDASKKISGEVFS, encoded by the coding sequence ATGAAAAATAAAATATCAATTATCATTCCTGTGTACAATACAGAAGTTTACTTGGAAAATTGTATTGAATCATTAATCAATCAAGCCTATTCCAATTGGGAGGCTATTTTGATTAACGATGGATCAACGGATAATAGTCTATCGATTATTAGTAATTATGAAAAACAAGATTCTCGAATAAAATCCATAGATTTAAAAGTTAATAAAGGAGTAGCGCATGCCCGAAACACTGGATTAGATGTGGCGACAGGAGAGTTTATCTACTTTTTAGATAGTGACGATAGTTTAGATCAATATGCTCTAGGTCTTCTTATTAGCAACATAACCCATCATGAAGTTATATTTGGTTCATTCAACAAACAAAATAAAAAAGCCAACCTCACTTTACCTGTTAAACATCGAATTAAATATTCAAAATCTAAATTTCGAAATGAATCTGTACTTAATCGATTGTTTAGACGTACGTTAGTTGATGAACTAAATCTACGTTTTGATGAGGACTACAGATACTATAGTGATTTAACATTTTTGTTACCTCTCCTTGACTATTTCAAAACCGTACCTACGATAACAGGCTATATTTATAAAAAACAATGGCGAAAAGACCCAGATTCTCCCGAGTCATTAACACAACACGATGACGTAGCTAAAATAAAAGAATATGTGGAGAGATTTCATAAACTAACAGAAGTGTACTCAGAGAATCCAAAAGCCATTAAATTTCTATGCAATCAGTTCGTTTCTTATTATTGTCAATACGTGATCTTCGTTCTTCAAGAACAAGACATCTATTCAGAAGTTCTGGAGGATTTATCGTCAGTCGTCCAATTTATAGATACCCATTCTTATTCTAGAAGAATTAGTTTCTTTATTAAAAGAGAGCTAAAAGCGATCAGAAATAAAGATGAGAAAAAGCTTAGGAAGCTACTGAAACTGCATAAAGTTTTAAGAATAACTTCAAGATCACTAAAAGGTCGCCAAAAACTTTATCGAACGTTATACAACTATGTATTTACTAAGCTACCAATGCAAAACAAAACAATCGTATTTGAAAGCTTCTTAGGAAAAAATTATTCAGATAGTCCTAAAAACATTTATGAAGAGCTCATTAACGAAAATAAGGACTATAATTATATTTGGGTTTTCGCTAAACCAGGTAAAGAAATACCGGGTAATGCTAAGCAAGTGAAACGACTATCATTAGCTTATTTCTATTACATGGCGCGGGCAAAATATTGGGTTTCGAATTCTCGGATTCCAAAAGCTTTAAAGAAACGAGAGGGAAATATCTACCTTCAAACGTGGCATGGCACACCATTAAAGAAACTAGTGTTTGATATGAATGATGTTCATTCAGCCAATCCAAATTATAAAGCAGACTTTTATGAACAATCTAGAAGATGGGATTATTTAATTTCAGCAAATTCTTATTCCAGTGAGATATTTCAGCGTGCGTTTAAATTTAACAATCGCATGTTTGAATATGGCTATCCTAGAAATGATATATTACACAGTGATAACAAAACACACCTTATGGAAAGATTTAAAACGCAGTTAAATATTCCATTAGATAAAAAGGTCATATTATATGCACCTACTTGGCGCGATGACGAATTTTATAAACCTGGTCAATACAAGTTTTCGTTAAGATTTGATCTTGAGCGATTGCAAGAAGAATTAGGTGATGAGTATGTGGTGCTTCTTCGAACACATTACTTTATAGCCGATCATCTTAATACTGAAGATTTTGAAGGATTTGCTTTCAATGTTTCTAAGTATGATGATATCTCAGAATTATATCTCATAGCCGATATCTTAATCACAGATTATTCATCTGTGTTCTTTGACTATGCAAACTTGAAACGACCAATTCTTTTCTTCACATATGATTTAGAAAAATATCGTGATACCTTAAGGGGATTTTATATTGATATGGAGTCTGAATTACCTGGGCCGTTAGTGTTTACAAACGATGAGATTATTGATTCGATTAAAAACATTGATCAGGTAAAAGAACAATATCAAGCGAAATATGATCTATTCTATGATCGTTTCTGTGGGTGGGAGCATGGAGATGCTTCTAAGAAAATTTCTGGAGAAGTATTCAGCTGA
- a CDS encoding Rqc2 family fibronectin-binding protein yields the protein MSFDGMVMRAVAHETNELLKGGRVTKIYQPYATDLLLVIRSGGKNHQLLLSANPSYARIQTTQESYANPKEPPMFCMLLRKHLEGSIVEEIKQIENERIIHVTFKARNDLGDLTTRTLVAEIMGRHSNVILLNESNMILDSIKHLSPSVNRHRTVLPGQDYIAPPAQNKISPFGLTRDDFLRQIDFNAGKLSQQLVQAFGGLSPLIAKEVIHRAGLANRTTLPEAFFDVFQKLEQHHYKPQMVTEAKEFFSVVELSHLSGEKREFESASELLDRFYYGKADRDRVKQQSNDLERFLSNELKKNEKKIQKITRTIQQAQEADTYQLLGELLTANMHMVKRGDKKVEVINYYDEDGGTVLIELNPQKTPSENAQAYFKRYSKAKNSISVLEEQISMAHQEIAYLEQLIQQLTSASPRDIEEIREELEEEGYIKKRRKKKKSKPTKPQLDAYVSSDGTEILVGKNNKQNEYLTNKLAARGETWLHTKDIPGSHVVIRTKEYTEETLLEAANLAAYFSKARESGSVPVDYTEVRHVKKPNGAKPGFVTYDQQNTLYVTPDQDLIFRMKK from the coding sequence ATGTCTTTTGACGGTATGGTAATGAGAGCCGTTGCACACGAAACAAATGAATTGTTAAAAGGTGGACGAGTTACGAAGATCTATCAGCCTTATGCAACTGATTTATTACTTGTTATTCGTTCAGGTGGTAAAAATCATCAGCTGTTATTATCGGCGAATCCATCTTATGCAAGAATTCAAACAACACAGGAATCCTATGCAAATCCAAAGGAGCCTCCAATGTTCTGCATGCTTCTTCGTAAGCACTTAGAAGGTAGTATTGTAGAAGAGATTAAACAAATCGAAAATGAACGCATCATTCACGTCACATTTAAAGCACGTAATGATCTTGGTGACTTAACAACAAGAACGTTAGTAGCTGAAATTATGGGGCGTCATAGTAACGTTATTCTACTTAACGAATCAAATATGATTTTAGATAGCATTAAGCATCTTTCACCGTCTGTAAACAGACACCGGACGGTTCTTCCAGGGCAGGATTATATTGCACCTCCTGCACAGAACAAAATTTCACCGTTCGGCTTAACGAGAGATGATTTTCTAAGACAAATTGATTTCAATGCAGGTAAACTAAGCCAACAGCTCGTTCAAGCTTTCGGTGGACTTTCACCACTGATTGCAAAAGAAGTGATTCACAGGGCAGGACTGGCTAACCGCACAACTCTACCGGAAGCCTTCTTTGATGTCTTCCAAAAGCTAGAGCAACATCACTACAAGCCACAAATGGTAACAGAAGCGAAAGAATTCTTCTCTGTTGTTGAGCTGTCTCACTTATCAGGAGAAAAAAGAGAATTTGAATCTGCTAGCGAACTGCTCGACCGCTTCTACTATGGAAAAGCTGACAGAGATCGCGTAAAGCAGCAGTCGAATGATCTAGAGCGTTTTCTTTCAAATGAATTAAAGAAAAACGAGAAGAAAATTCAAAAGATCACTCGTACGATTCAGCAGGCACAGGAAGCCGATACGTATCAACTACTTGGCGAACTGTTGACAGCAAACATGCATATGGTGAAGCGCGGGGATAAAAAGGTAGAAGTAATCAACTATTATGATGAAGATGGTGGAACAGTTCTCATTGAGTTGAATCCTCAGAAAACACCTTCTGAAAACGCTCAAGCCTATTTCAAAAGATACAGCAAAGCAAAGAATTCGATATCTGTTCTTGAAGAACAAATCAGCATGGCCCATCAAGAAATTGCGTATCTGGAACAGCTGATTCAACAATTAACCTCGGCCTCCCCACGTGACATAGAGGAGATACGTGAAGAGCTTGAAGAAGAAGGATACATTAAGAAACGTCGTAAAAAGAAGAAATCCAAACCAACGAAACCTCAGCTTGACGCTTACGTCTCGTCAGATGGTACGGAAATACTCGTTGGGAAGAACAACAAGCAAAATGAGTATTTGACGAATAAGCTTGCTGCTCGAGGAGAAACGTGGCTTCATACGAAGGATATTCCGGGATCTCACGTGGTGATTCGAACGAAAGAATACACGGAGGAAACGCTCCTTGAAGCAGCCAACCTTGCCGCCTATTTCAGTAAAGCACGCGAATCTGGTTCAGTGCCGGTTGATTATACCGAAGTACGTCATGTCAAAAAACCAAACGGTGCCAAGCCAGGGTTTGTGACGTATGATCAACAAAACACTCTTTATGTAACACCTGATCAGGATTTGATATTTAGGATGAAGAAGTAA